A window of Williamwhitmania taraxaci genomic DNA:
CTCGGCGCATTCGCCGCCGCATAAAACCAGCATGAGGTAGGATCGAAACAAATCACTGTAGGAATACTGTGCCTTAACTCCCCGAATGCCAAGCGTTTGGTCTATGGTGTCGTAAATAGAGGCCTCCCGGATAATTTTGTCTGCAAAATTTATTCCGCCAAAAGAGTTGATGGTGTCGCTAGAATATGTAATTTTCATCCGCTACGATGTTTTCACCTAAGTAGGTGAAAATATTTTAATCGGGAAAGCCTTGTGATGATTATTATTACAGGGGTTCCCGATTATTTTATGCTTTTATGTTGCGGATATAAGGTTAAAGGAGAATGATATTTTGTTTATAGATAACTCCCATCGAATTCTTCCAAATTCCGATTCCATGGTGTTTTATCTTGAGGTATTACCTTTTGTGCCTAAGGGGGTGATTGTGCATATTCATGATGTTTACTTGCCTTACGATTACCCTCAATTTATGTGCGACAGATTTTATTCAGAACAGTATGGTTTAGCCATGTTCTTATTGGCTAATCCAGATCGTTATAAACCCTTACTTCCCAATTTCTTTGTCAGCGAGGATGCTGATCTAAGCTCCATTGTGACTCCAATTTGGAATATTCCATCCTTAAAAACTGTAGAGCGACATGGTGGCTCTTTTTGGATTCGTGTGCGATAATCGTGGGTTTGTAAGTGGTAACCTATGATCTTAGGAATATTACTCTAATTTAATCAGCATAGTATTGATTTGCGAGAATTTATAGCCTTTAATATAAGGTATTTATGATTCTTCTGGGCCAACTCTAGGCGCGGGATATCTTCGCATGAATATTTTCAATGCTTTTTCTTTTCGGAAGTTGTTCGCCCGGTTAATTGTTTTCTTCCAGTAGTTGCACTGTAGTTAAATGCTACCTTAATGCATGATCTCGACAGCCAGGTTGTTTTGCCAAAAAAGAGTGAAAAACCCTATTTTCAAAACGGAACGTTCCGTTTGGTGAAACGGAACGCCCCGATTTTAAAAAGGACCGCCCCTATTTGGGAAAAGGACCGCCCCTTTTGGTGAAACGGAACGCCCCGATTTTAAAACGGAACGCCCCGTTTGGCATTTGGCAAGAATTCTTCGCTTCTTGTCGCAAATAACTATCTTTGCTTATCCCAATATTACTATCCATGAGCGTTACAGAAAACCTAAGTAGCATAGTAAAAACCATTCCGGCTCACGTGCAGCTGGTGGCCATTTCAAAAACGAAACCGGTTGAAGTTGTAATGGAGGTATACCAAGCAGGTCAGCGGGTGTTTGGCGAGAATAAAGTGCAGGAGATGGTGGCCAAGCAGGAGTCCATGCCCAAGGATATTCAGTGGCATATGGTGGGGCACCTGCAATCCAATAAGGTGAAGTATATTGCCCCGTTTGTGAGCCTGATACATTCCGTAGACAGTCAAAAGTTATTGGAGGCGATAGATAAGGAGGCAGGTAAAGCACAGCGTGTTATCGACTGCCTGCTGCAAGTTCATATAGCCCAAGAGGAGACCAAGTTTGGATTCAACCGAGAAGAACTCTTGACATTGGTGAGTTCCGGAACCCTTGCTCGTTTCCCTAATATTAGGGTGGTAGGACTGATGGGCATGGCCTCGTTTACCGACGATGAAGTTCAGGTTAGGCGCGAATTTCATGGGTTGCACCTCCTTTTTGTCGAGATGCAAACGGTGTTTGGGGCGCATTTTACTCAACTGTCAATGGGAATGTCGGGCGATTATCTACTTGCCATTGAGGAGGGAAGCACCATGGTTCGCGTGGGTAGTTCCATTTTTGGCGAAAGAAATTACAACAAATAGTATCGCCTATTCTGAATTTATTTAGATATTTATAAAAAATAACAAACTATGCACAGCTTAGAAACAACCTACATTGGCCTGACACTCAAGAATCCTATTGTTGTGAGCAGTTCAGGCTTAACCTCCAGTGTTAGTAAAATCGTGGCAATGGAGCAGGCGGGTGCCGGTGCGGTGGTGCTCAAATCGCTCTTCGAGGAGCAGATTCTTCAGGAGGCTGGCAGTCTCGAAATTTCGCACGATTACCCCGAAGCGTCCGATTATATTCGTGCTTACACCAAGGCAAACTCAGTAGGGGAGTATCTTTCGCTTATAAAGGAGGCAAAGGCAAAGGTATCTATTCCGGTAATTGCAAGCATTAACTGCTTCTCCTCTTCCGAGTGGATTGGTTTTGCACGCCAGATTGAGGCGGCTGGGGCCGATGCACTTGAGGTAAATGTGTTCTTTTTACCTGTAGATAACAATAAGCCCGGCTCTTTTTACGAGCAGACCTACCTCGAACTTGCCGAAAAACTACGTAGTGCAATCAAGATTCCCATTGTGTTTAAATTGGGTAATCACTTTACCAATGTGCTTTGGATTATCCGTGAACTCTACTTTCGGAAGATCAACGGTGTGGTATTGTTCAATCGGTTTTACGAGCCAGATATCGATATTAATAAGATCAAAATGGTGTCGTCGGAGGTGTTTAGCCATGCATCCGACCTTCGCTCCTCGCTTCGATGGGTAGCACTTTCGGCCAATAAAGTCCCCAACATGAGCATCGCAGCGTCTACTGGAATTCATACGGGCGAGGCCGTTATCAAGATGCTACTTGCCGGGGCTTCGGCGACGCAAGTTTGCTCTGCCGTATATAAAGGAGGTCCGGGAGCTATTACCAAAATGGTTGAAATTCTCGGTAAGTGGATGGACGAACAGGGTTATAAAACCATCGACGAGTTCCGAGGGAAATTGTCTTATGCAAATATCTCCGACCCAGCTGCGTATGAGCGCTCCCAGTTTATGCGCTACTTTTCGAATATGGAGTAGTTGAAAAGCAAAAAAAAGTTCCGATCCTTATTAAAGATCGGAACTTTTTTATATACGCGGTTATGTCAGGGGAGTCTTTTTTGATTTCTATTAATCTACATCCATTTTTGCCTCGAGCAGGGTTAGCAAATCCGTCATTAGGAGTTGTTTCTTGTCTTCGAACGATGGTAAGTGTTGCTTTATGTCCGAGATTGCAGCCTTCGTGTGGTTCGAGTCAACCTTTTCGCAGCACTCTTCCACGAGGCTTAGCACGTCCAGCACAAGCATCATCTCTCCAGCAATTGCCAATTCGATATACCGATTGAAGTAGGGGCTGAAATCCAGCCGGCTCTGCCAACTGGCCGAGATCAACTCTTGCTGTATGCTGTGGTTGGTGCAAGCAAAGGTGAAGTTGGCAACGATGGCTGCGGCTCCCGGTATCTTGATATCTGCGATGAGGCTCAATATTTTGCTTTTTACCGGTAACGAGGGGGTTGTGGTGAGGTGCTCCATAATTGCGCCTAAGCTGGCGAGGCTGCCTTCTTCTCGCAGCCCTTCGAGATTGGTTAGTATCTCTTCCTCTGTGCCCGAAAAGAGGTGTGTGGTGCTACTGGAGGTTATTTCTTGGTCCTGATTCATGTTTTTTTTGCAAAACTAGGAATAATTTTCTTATTCCTGTAAGCCATTATCTCGCCGATATTGTTTTGTATTCTTTGAATATTTTAGCACTTATTTTTCTTTTATTCTCGGTTGTTAATGAAAAATGGGCAGAAATAAGCGAGAGGTTAGGCAGGGAATAAAAAAAACGTTAACTTTACTAGGCAAAAAAATATACTGCGTTTTACATTTAAGCCAGAACGATATGATTCTTAACGTCGAAGGGTTTCGTTGGTTAAAAGTTCCGCTCATCTTTGCTATCGCTGTTTCAACTTTCGCTTGCTCTTCCGATAAGGGAGCCAGTGAGGTAGCGGTTAGTATTGATTCTTTAGTGAGTGAGAATGGTGCCCTACAAAAAGGGCTTACTACGGCCAAGCAAATATTCTATTCGCTGCCATCTCCGCTGGAAACAGCCTTGATACTCAAACGATCGGGTGCAGCCTACAATGAAGAGTTACTCAACAAGGTAGATAATGTTTCGAAGTACACAACCAACCGAAGCATGGCGCTTAATCTTGGTATTTATAGCACCGACTTGAGTTATGCTAGTCTGTTTGATCAGACTCAAGCTACTATAAAATACATGTCGGCATCTAAGAAAATGGCCGAAGGTCTCGGTATCCTTAATGCTATTGATGAAAATATTATTCAGAGGTTGGAGGAGAATGTGAATAACCGGGATATCATCATGGAAATAATTTCGGAGACGTTTCTAAATACCAACTCCATTCTTGAGGAGGACGATAGGGCTGCTACAGGTGCCATTATTCTTGTTGGTGGGTGGATTGAGGGGCTATACTTAGCCACTCAACTCGTAACCGATGTAAAGCATACCGATTCGGAACTAGTGCAGCGCATTATTGATCAAAAGCTCTCACTCGTTACTGTGGTTAGCC
This region includes:
- a CDS encoding YggS family pyridoxal phosphate-dependent enzyme; its protein translation is MSVTENLSSIVKTIPAHVQLVAISKTKPVEVVMEVYQAGQRVFGENKVQEMVAKQESMPKDIQWHMVGHLQSNKVKYIAPFVSLIHSVDSQKLLEAIDKEAGKAQRVIDCLLQVHIAQEETKFGFNREELLTLVSSGTLARFPNIRVVGLMGMASFTDDEVQVRREFHGLHLLFVEMQTVFGAHFTQLSMGMSGDYLLAIEEGSTMVRVGSSIFGERNYNK
- a CDS encoding dihydroorotate dehydrogenase-like protein encodes the protein MHSLETTYIGLTLKNPIVVSSSGLTSSVSKIVAMEQAGAGAVVLKSLFEEQILQEAGSLEISHDYPEASDYIRAYTKANSVGEYLSLIKEAKAKVSIPVIASINCFSSSEWIGFARQIEAAGADALEVNVFFLPVDNNKPGSFYEQTYLELAEKLRSAIKIPIVFKLGNHFTNVLWIIRELYFRKINGVVLFNRFYEPDIDINKIKMVSSEVFSHASDLRSSLRWVALSANKVPNMSIAASTGIHTGEAVIKMLLAGASATQVCSAVYKGGPGAITKMVEILGKWMDEQGYKTIDEFRGKLSYANISDPAAYERSQFMRYFSNME